The Mycoplasmopsis gallinacea genome includes a window with the following:
- a CDS encoding lipoprotein 17-related variable surface protein gives MQDYSVSYDDNSYYTYEDYDNNIIFKFKVESFITRLDLVGGGLDVDYRIVTQDLDSNIETNYEHSRNAGSLLGLTWQQYLDILTETNDTGDTLFDKNAGRIEPTYDEIKRVTLPSEVDLEVLYKNTHISDTLLSYWGDFKRKKMITFNDKDGTYEFSLIPELFAPENFTAERFPNPYFPDDRNKDVVNKLKWIDWAENDFRKISYRQESPNGPKTFIYSNLKPSDYYGDTGFKMVVVGFKTEAQRLDEEWVKITNIKLGTHVISDDTSADNSVSNASWITFDDAKNPSSYSFSGDGITGANMHWTIESDEASRTITLKYKLESTRQREGNFTGDVFSSNERTITISGFPSEGQPAVESQQKDDIENLTPTFTADSKKQASYFDTNKEEISRSVTQDAESKYNRTVNILEVLGYDDATGKLKVKYRIESTPKDKPQEAPLSSRKKTAEIEGYLTEKQRIQNIKDSLSNESIWFNGDKKQTSPSSVDKSNITPKDLSSDNATMTITSISGNDKDGTLTTNYDIKSSKTVDQLYKGEYATNGKDVNAINNTAVSGSESLTGFKTEAERLDKLTTNLDYTDKEVTMPSATNKESVTNDLGNDQNAKVVIDSIEEANDGSGTIKFKYHFESTKDGMTGVVSSSKEATINGFKTEKQRLNELNATLDYTNKSTTMPSGSNADSITKALPNGSAATVVIDSIEERNDKDGSIKVKYHLVSSKNGMTNIVSESKEGTITGFKTEKQRLDDLSATLNYPNKDTTIASDALKEKFNSNPNTFDNAKLFMYSITEANDEAGTLKVNYHFVSTKDGMNDVVSETYSQEFSGFKIPSKELSNINDLDASFNGDNSKLPSYFDSSTADKTLSTTVDQDPDEIYNRVVKVTEVVNPNDKEGKLIIKYVIVSTNKTDPNETYISNKKEVEVPGFKTEEQRLNELSSEASYPDKENTSPSEIDVNNISFTNNLEDANVELIPDSLVKDDLTNSVTGKYKTTSTKEGAEDVSVEKEFTITNFQSEVERLNKLVNNDQATKTVTYNDASQEKEAIKASEFVAKENLLELINANISTPDSLVNKSKIEINLDDIVINDEDGTITFKYHLVSSKDEFTNADKADKTSTTEENLILDGFLTNLQARKNELINKINELVNSNNEGNSGLIEEQADELINLINSDKTDTIAKVDELEKQADITVIKNDLAKLTHLNSKQRSDADSKISKPDLTAKEAKEIYNSYVEIDAKMEKLGELVDKYNKLISDPNNKKYTSANEETKTQFDNNLNYAKELLKSDKYNGISEDLALEEVPFNLLDKLISDVNTINSLDYDYENLNNNSKFPKELIDNLRYLNEQEKQKYKDAIEPKETYSEGQAIYNYAVIVNNHKNDAINYIDSLKYLNETEKQAFKDKVIVANGEDFDLVDKIKNDVYEADLSVKKLIDAAKGAARLTNDEINQIINNLHNLGVNNPNYDNLDNQLISYNDFADALERYRKDNISSDTFLENERLLKEQIAKLDENHSYNQNNISKAAQALQDRSGLLKKDSQSEINLVHSLLESRETTFKNEISHDNLVNQNRYQNFAKNVVNAKYFKLAIKGKATKEEIQILKSIAKSDASNVIYSALIKKLDAIKVYIPRKVTSFKWWLLVSLTLLTLGFWIFMLGRKKN, from the coding sequence ATAAAAATACACATATTAGTGATACTCTTTTATCATATTGAGGTGATTTTAAAAGAAAGAAAATGATTACCTTTAATGATAAAGATGGTACATATGAGTTTTCTCTTATTCCAGAATTGTTTGCGCCTGAAAATTTCACAGCGGAGAGATTCCCTAATCCATACTTTCCTGATGATCGAAACAAAGATGTAGTTAATAAATTAAAATGAATAGATTGAGCAGAGAATGATTTTAGGAAAATTTCATATAGACAAGAATCTCCAAACGGACCTAAGACATTTATTTACTCAAATCTTAAACCTAGTGATTACTACGGAGATACAGGTTTTAAAATGGTTGTTGTTGGATTCAAAACAGAAGCACAAAGATTAGATGAAGAATGAGTAAAAATTACTAATATAAAACTTGGTACACATGTTATTTCTGATGACACAAGCGCTGATAATTCAGTGTCAAATGCTTCATGAATAACGTTTGATGATGCAAAAAATCCATCTTCATATTCATTTTCAGGTGATGGAATCACTGGTGCAAATATGCATTGAACAATAGAATCTGATGAAGCAAGTAGAACTATTACCCTTAAATATAAATTAGAATCTACAAGACAAAGGGAAGGTAATTTTACTGGTGATGTCTTTTCATCAAATGAAAGAACAATTACTATTAGTGGATTCCCTTCTGAAGGTCAACCTGCTGTTGAATCTCAACAAAAAGATGATATTGAGAATTTAACACCTACTTTTACAGCTGATTCAAAAAAACAAGCTTCATATTTTGATACAAATAAAGAAGAAATTTCAAGAAGTGTAACTCAAGATGCAGAAAGTAAATACAATAGAACAGTAAATATCTTAGAAGTATTAGGATATGATGATGCTACTGGTAAATTAAAAGTAAAATATCGAATTGAATCTACACCTAAAGATAAACCTCAAGAAGCTCCTTTAAGTTCAAGAAAAAAAACAGCTGAAATTGAAGGTTACTTAACAGAAAAACAAAGAATTCAAAACATCAAAGATTCTTTATCTAATGAATCCATTTGATTTAACGGTGATAAAAAACAAACATCACCTTCTTCAGTTGATAAATCAAATATAACACCTAAAGATTTATCTAGCGATAATGCTACAATGACAATTACATCTATATCAGGAAATGATAAAGATGGAACTTTAACAACAAATTATGACATTAAAAGTTCTAAAACTGTTGATCAACTTTACAAAGGTGAGTATGCAACAAATGGTAAAGATGTAAATGCAATTAATAATACAGCAGTTTCAGGAAGTGAATCATTAACTGGTTTCAAAACCGAAGCAGAAAGACTTGATAAATTAACTACAAATCTTGATTATACTGATAAAGAAGTAACAATGCCTTCTGCAACTAATAAAGAGTCAGTAACTAATGACCTTGGAAATGATCAAAACGCAAAAGTTGTTATTGATTCAATTGAAGAAGCTAATGATGGATCTGGAACTATTAAATTTAAATACCATTTTGAATCTACAAAAGACGGAATGACTGGTGTTGTGTCAAGTTCAAAAGAAGCTACAATTAATGGATTCAAAACAGAAAAACAAAGATTAAATGAACTTAATGCTACACTTGATTACACTAATAAATCAACAACAATGCCTTCAGGTTCTAATGCTGATAGCATTACTAAAGCACTTCCTAACGGAAGTGCTGCAACAGTGGTTATTGATTCAATTGAAGAAAGAAACGACAAAGATGGAAGTATAAAAGTTAAATACCACTTAGTTTCTTCTAAAAACGGAATGACAAATATTGTTTCAGAATCAAAAGAAGGTACTATCACAGGATTCAAAACAGAAAAACAAAGATTAGATGATCTTAGTGCAACTTTAAATTATCCAAATAAAGATACAACTATTGCTTCAGATGCGCTTAAAGAAAAATTCAATTCTAACCCAAATACTTTTGATAATGCTAAATTATTTATGTACTCAATAACAGAAGCAAACGATGAAGCTGGTACATTAAAAGTTAATTACCACTTTGTATCTACAAAAGATGGAATGAATGATGTTGTTTCTGAAACTTATTCTCAAGAATTTAGTGGATTCAAAATCCCTTCAAAAGAATTAAGCAATATTAATGATTTAGACGCATCATTTAATGGTGATAATTCAAAATTACCTTCATATTTTGATAGTTCAACAGCAGATAAAACACTTTCTACAACTGTAGATCAAGATCCTGATGAAATTTACAATAGAGTTGTTAAAGTTACTGAAGTTGTGAATCCAAATGATAAAGAAGGTAAATTAATTATTAAATATGTAATTGTTTCAACAAACAAAACTGATCCTAATGAAACATACATTTCAAATAAAAAAGAAGTAGAAGTTCCAGGGTTTAAAACTGAAGAACAAAGACTTAATGAACTTAGTTCTGAGGCAAGTTATCCGGATAAAGAAAATACTTCTCCTTCTGAAATTGATGTAAATAACATTAGCTTTACAAATAATTTAGAAGATGCTAATGTTGAACTTATTCCTGATTCTCTTGTTAAAGATGATTTAACTAATTCAGTTACAGGTAAATACAAAACCACTTCAACTAAAGAAGGTGCTGAAGATGTTTCTGTAGAAAAAGAATTCACTATTACCAATTTTCAAAGCGAAGTAGAACGTTTAAATAAATTAGTTAATAACGATCAGGCAACTAAAACAGTTACTTACAATGATGCTTCACAAGAAAAAGAAGCCATTAAAGCTTCAGAATTTGTTGCTAAAGAAAATCTTCTTGAGCTTATTAATGCAAATATTTCAACTCCAGATTCATTAGTTAATAAATCAAAAATTGAAATTAATCTTGATGATATTGTAATTAATGATGAAGATGGAACTATCACATTTAAATACCACTTAGTTTCTTCAAAAGATGAATTTACAAATGCTGATAAAGCTGATAAAACTTCTACAACAGAAGAAAATCTTATTTTAGATGGATTTTTAACCAACTTACAAGCTAGAAAAAATGAATTAATTAACAAAATTAATGAACTTGTTAATAGTAATAATGAAGGTAATTCAGGACTTATCGAAGAGCAAGCAGATGAGCTTATTAACTTAATTAATAGCGATAAAACTGATACCATTGCTAAAGTTGATGAACTTGAAAAACAAGCTGATATTACTGTAATTAAAAATGATTTAGCAAAACTTACTCACCTTAATTCAAAACAAAGAAGTGATGCTGATAGTAAAATTAGCAAACCAGATTTAACTGCTAAGGAAGCTAAAGAAATTTATAATTCTTACGTTGAAATTGATGCAAAAATGGAAAAACTTGGAGAATTAGTTGATAAATATAACAAGCTTATTAGCGATCCAAATAATAAAAAATACACAAGCGCTAATGAAGAAACTAAAACTCAGTTTGATAATAATTTAAACTATGCAAAAGAACTTCTTAAGTCAGATAAATATAATGGAATTAGTGAAGATTTAGCTTTAGAGGAAGTTCCATTTAACCTTTTAGATAAGTTAATTAGCGATGTTAATACTATAAATAGTTTAGATTATGATTATGAGAATTTAAATAATAATTCTAAATTCCCTAAAGAATTAATTGATAATCTTAGATACCTTAATGAGCAAGAAAAACAAAAATATAAAGATGCAATTGAACCTAAAGAAACTTACTCAGAAGGTCAAGCTATTTACAATTATGCAGTAATTGTTAATAATCATAAAAACGATGCAATTAATTACATCGATTCACTTAAATATCTAAATGAAACTGAAAAGCAAGCATTTAAAGATAAAGTAATTGTTGCTAATGGCGAAGATTTTGATCTAGTAGATAAAATCAAAAACGATGTTTACGAAGCTGATTTATCAGTTAAAAAACTTATTGATGCAGCTAAAGGTGCTGCAAGATTAACTAATGATGAAATTAACCAAATTATTAATAACCTTCACAATTTAGGTGTTAATAATCCAAATTATGATAATTTAGATAATCAACTTATTAGCTACAATGACTTTGCAGATGCATTAGAAAGATACCGTAAAGATAATATATCTAGCGATACTTTCTTAGAAAATGAAAGATTGTTAAAAGAACAAATTGCTAAATTAGATGAGAATCATTCATATAATCAAAATAACATCTCAAAAGCTGCACAAGCACTTCAAGATCGCTCAGGTTTACTTAAAAAAGATTCTCAAAGCGAAATTAATTTAGTGCATTCTCTTTTAGAATCAAGAGAAACAACATTTAAAAATGAAATTTCCCATGATAATTTAGTAAACCAAAATAGATACCAAAACTTCGCTAAAAACGTGGTAAATGCAAAATACTTTAAGCTAGCTATTAAAGGAAAAGCAACTAAAGAGGAAATTCAGATTCTTAAATCCATTGCAAAAAGCGATGCTTCAAATGTAATTTACAGTGCATTAATTAAGAAACTTGATGCAATTAAAGTTTATATTCCAAGAAAAGTAACTTCATTTAAATGATGATTACTTGTGTCTCTTACCCTTCTTACACTCGGTTTTTGAATATTTATGCTTGGAAGAAAGAAAAATTAA
- a CDS encoding Cof-type HAD-IIB family hydrolase yields the protein MQREFLVENKWFKKIRNGQKVYEIRLDYPSRQNLKVGNLIRIKNQDSGDFEVAQIEQIEKFDSFKGLFAAIDNLKLGFENNDPNNYLEIEKYYSKEQQKEHKAVAYKIKLVKFNLDEIDNFVFDMDGTLLNEKNDIFKKNIASIEKFQQMGKKVIIATGRPYYTLQTTISNIKPDFPMITSNGAMIYDNQNHQLIHYDSMPSKDAQQMFDKLMELNYEFLIYTTNGMFGHPTGATKFFPERDNYSFLAPGVYTEIDATFDINKYHVCKFLILTDSAQPSLIKQIKELSASLSSIHGLYSRKTMYDVMENTATKGKGLMYLASKYSLDLNRTIAFGDGENDISMFDVVKYSVSMDNGFEITKKSSVYPGYDNNSPWIEKLLLFLESK from the coding sequence GTGCAAAGAGAATTTTTAGTTGAAAATAAGTGGTTTAAAAAAATAAGAAATGGTCAAAAAGTATATGAAATTCGTCTTGATTATCCATCAAGACAAAATTTAAAAGTAGGTAATTTAATACGGATCAAAAACCAAGATAGTGGTGATTTTGAAGTTGCTCAAATTGAACAAATTGAAAAATTTGATTCATTTAAAGGGCTTTTTGCTGCTATTGATAATTTAAAATTAGGATTTGAAAATAATGATCCAAATAACTACTTAGAAATTGAAAAGTATTACTCAAAAGAGCAGCAAAAAGAACATAAAGCTGTTGCTTACAAAATCAAATTAGTTAAGTTTAATTTAGATGAAATTGACAATTTTGTCTTTGATATGGATGGAACTTTACTTAATGAGAAAAATGATATTTTTAAAAAAAATATTGCATCTATTGAGAAATTTCAACAAATGGGTAAAAAGGTAATTATAGCAACTGGAAGACCTTATTATACGCTCCAAACCACAATCAGTAACATTAAACCAGATTTTCCAATGATTACATCAAATGGAGCTATGATTTATGATAACCAAAATCATCAGCTTATTCATTATGATTCAATGCCAAGCAAAGATGCTCAGCAAATGTTTGATAAATTAATGGAGCTAAATTATGAATTTTTAATTTATACAACAAACGGAATGTTTGGGCATCCAACTGGAGCAACTAAATTTTTCCCTGAAAGGGATAATTATAGCTTTTTAGCTCCTGGTGTATATACTGAAATTGATGCTACTTTTGACATAAATAAGTATCATGTGTGCAAGTTCTTAATTTTAACTGATAGCGCACAGCCAAGTTTAATTAAGCAAATTAAAGAGCTTTCAGCTTCTCTAAGCAGCATTCATGGCCTTTATTCTAGAAAAACAATGTATGATGTAATGGAAAATACTGCAACTAAAGGTAAAGGATTAATGTACCTTGCATCTAAATATAGTTTAGATTTAAATAGAACAATTGCCTTTGGTGATGGTGAAAATGATATTTCAATGTTTGATGTAGTTAAATATAGCGTCAGCATGGATAATGGATTTGAAATAACCAAGAAAAGCTCAGTTTATCCTGGATATGACAATAATTCTCCTTGAATCGAGAAATTACTCCTCTTTTTAGAAAGCAAGTAA